A window from Leuconostoc mesenteroides subsp. mesenteroides encodes these proteins:
- a CDS encoding isochorismate synthase, whose product MDRSLLNQMLDNVRVAAFFETSDKKSTMYAFGQKKLWSKMPDKTDSIIFGASSFDDQLEAGIMKGFWFEPEFLVILQDNQLLSSTTDIDNYLEQSNPSKELEAPRIIDESSEPDWQVRVQTLINELRINRSLKKVVFGRQRQVTLSSALVLSKVIPALQKQQDVYHVAIKRDTELFITATPERLVKINNKQVETAAVAGTIRRGQIDLEDVKLGKELLNSEKNNQEHRYVVDSIVQQLGSLTTQLHVPSKPLLLKNKQVQHLYTPIQGTLATDVSIKDVVQKLHPTPALGGLPKKSALAYIRHYELHPRGLFASPIGYFTKNSFGEFVVGIRSMYVNGQKSVLFAGAGIVAESDSQQEFRETTLKFQPMLELLEELSNDGYTNF is encoded by the coding sequence ATAGATCGTAGTTTATTAAATCAAATGTTAGATAACGTTCGAGTTGCTGCATTTTTTGAAACTAGTGATAAAAAAAGCACAATGTATGCGTTTGGACAAAAAAAATTATGGTCAAAAATGCCAGATAAAACAGATTCGATTATTTTTGGAGCCAGCTCTTTTGATGATCAGTTAGAAGCAGGCATCATGAAAGGTTTTTGGTTTGAACCAGAATTTTTAGTTATATTGCAAGATAATCAATTGTTATCTAGTACCACGGATATTGACAACTATTTGGAACAATCTAATCCATCAAAAGAACTAGAAGCGCCACGAATTATCGATGAAAGTTCTGAGCCTGATTGGCAAGTAAGAGTGCAGACTTTAATTAATGAATTACGTATTAATCGAAGTTTAAAAAAAGTGGTTTTTGGTCGACAACGGCAAGTCACCTTATCATCAGCATTAGTTTTGTCTAAAGTCATACCAGCATTGCAAAAACAGCAAGATGTTTATCATGTGGCTATCAAAAGGGATACTGAACTATTCATAACGGCTACACCAGAGCGACTAGTTAAAATCAATAATAAACAAGTAGAAACAGCAGCTGTGGCTGGTACGATTCGTCGCGGACAGATAGACTTAGAAGATGTTAAACTAGGTAAAGAGCTATTGAACAGCGAAAAAAACAATCAAGAGCATCGTTATGTTGTAGATAGTATTGTTCAGCAGTTGGGTAGTTTAACGACGCAATTGCATGTGCCTAGTAAACCTTTACTGTTGAAAAATAAACAGGTGCAACATCTTTATACACCAATACAAGGAACATTAGCGACCGACGTTTCTATTAAAGATGTTGTCCAAAAATTGCATCCAACCCCAGCCTTGGGCGGTTTACCAAAAAAGAGTGCCTTGGCCTATATCCGTCATTATGAATTGCATCCTCGAGGCTTATTTGCGTCCCCAATAGGGTATTTTACAAAAAATAGTTTTGGTGAATTTGTTGTCGGCATTAGATCAATGTACGTTAATGGTCAAAAATCTGTTCTGTTTGCAGGTGCTGGTATTGTTGCTGAATCAGATAGTCAACAAGAGTTTCGAGAAACGACTTTAAAGTTTCAACCAATGCTTGAATTACTGGAGGAACTATCGAATGACGGATACACTAACTTTTAA